The following are from one region of the Paenibacillus sp. JZ16 genome:
- the proC gene encoding pyrroline-5-carboxylate reductase: MCQSPQNRPLIDKAITFYGAGSMAEAIVRGLVSRSVVLPENITMLNRSNVQRLQELSERYGVQINNDDAAKIEILKTSPVIVLAMKPKDAAKALKELGPKLSSDQLIISVIAGLSIYTTQTLLGTQQPIARTMPNTSASIGLGSTGIAFSKEISEEQRQLVMTLFEAVGNVTVIEEEKMDILTGISGSGPAYFYYMMEAMTAAGIRGGLTPEQSRELTLQTILGAARMVQQTGEQPSSLRAKITSPNGSTQAALETLDKGDFFETVIAAVNRCAERSKEMGAMLKEQIS, from the coding sequence ATGTGCCAATCCCCGCAGAACCGACCTTTAATAGATAAAGCAATCACCTTCTACGGCGCCGGCTCGATGGCCGAAGCGATCGTACGAGGATTAGTCAGCCGTTCTGTCGTGCTTCCTGAGAATATTACGATGCTTAATCGGAGCAATGTTCAACGCCTTCAGGAACTGAGTGAGCGCTATGGTGTCCAGATCAATAACGACGATGCCGCTAAAATCGAAATTCTGAAAACTTCACCGGTGATCGTGCTTGCCATGAAACCGAAGGATGCTGCTAAAGCGTTAAAAGAACTGGGACCGAAGCTCTCAAGCGATCAATTGATCATCTCCGTGATTGCCGGACTTTCGATTTATACGACGCAGACGCTGCTTGGAACCCAGCAGCCCATTGCACGTACGATGCCGAATACATCCGCCTCCATCGGGCTTGGTTCCACAGGAATCGCGTTCTCGAAGGAAATCAGCGAAGAACAGCGCCAACTGGTCATGACCTTGTTCGAAGCTGTTGGTAATGTAACGGTCATTGAAGAAGAGAAGATGGATATCCTGACCGGTATATCCGGCAGTGGTCCGGCTTACTTCTATTACATGATGGAAGCCATGACTGCCGCAGGGATCCGCGGCGGCTTGACGCCGGAACAAAGCCGCGAGCTGACACTCCAAACCATTCTGGGCGCCGCCCGGATGGTGCAGCAGACCGGGGAACAGCCTTCATCGCTTCGTGCGAAAATTACATCGCCGAACGGATCAACGCAAGCGGCCCTCGAAACGCTCGATAAAGGCGATTTCTTCGAAACCGTCATTGCCGCCGTGAACCGCTGTGCTGAGCGTTCCAAAGAAATGGGCGCCATGCTGAAGGAGCAGATCTCATGA
- a CDS encoding glutamate-5-semialdehyde dehydrogenase, giving the protein MSEVRNKAKLAKQAAFGLGRLSTEEKNQALLIMADALIQRTADIMEANAEDLRRGKELGTSASLLDRLALNETRIEGIAEGLRQIVKLPDPIGDTLETIDRPNGLNIVKKRVPLGVIGIIYEARPNVTVDAAGLCLKTGNAVVLRGGSSALSSNRKIIEVLHEAMERTALPKDALQLIEDPNRSSVDEMLKLNGLLDVIIPRGGSSLIQNVVLNATVPVIETGAGICHTYIDASAEPDMAVAISLNAKVQRPSVCNSMETLLVHADYAKSHLTVLAEAFRERNVELRGCQRTLDYVPWAVKATSEDYATEYNDYILNIKIVDHLDEAIEHISINGTKHSECIVTEDKDHAQRFLQEVDAAAVYHNASTRFTDGFEFGFGAEIGISTQKLHARGPMGLPALTSSKYVIIGSGQIRE; this is encoded by the coding sequence ATGAGTGAGGTTCGCAATAAAGCCAAGCTGGCCAAACAGGCCGCATTCGGTCTTGGCAGACTGAGCACCGAGGAGAAAAATCAGGCTCTGCTCATCATGGCAGACGCACTGATCCAACGGACAGCTGATATTATGGAAGCAAACGCGGAGGATCTACGTCGTGGGAAGGAGCTTGGCACCTCCGCCTCCCTCCTGGACCGATTGGCACTGAATGAAACCAGAATCGAGGGCATTGCCGAAGGCTTACGCCAAATCGTGAAGCTGCCGGACCCAATCGGCGACACCTTGGAAACGATCGATCGCCCGAACGGACTGAACATCGTCAAGAAACGTGTTCCCCTTGGCGTGATCGGCATCATTTATGAAGCACGTCCAAATGTGACGGTCGATGCAGCCGGACTGTGCTTGAAGACAGGCAACGCGGTCGTACTCCGCGGGGGTTCTTCCGCCCTCTCCTCCAACCGCAAAATCATCGAGGTGCTTCACGAAGCTATGGAACGCACCGCACTGCCTAAGGATGCGCTTCAGCTTATCGAGGACCCGAACCGTTCCTCCGTGGATGAAATGCTGAAGCTCAACGGACTGCTGGATGTCATTATCCCTCGCGGCGGGAGCTCGCTGATCCAGAACGTTGTGTTAAATGCCACGGTGCCCGTGATCGAAACCGGAGCCGGGATATGTCATACCTATATAGATGCATCGGCAGAGCCGGACATGGCAGTTGCCATCAGTCTCAATGCCAAGGTGCAGCGCCCTTCGGTCTGCAATTCCATGGAAACCCTGCTCGTCCATGCTGATTATGCCAAATCACATCTGACCGTGCTGGCTGAAGCATTCCGCGAGCGTAACGTCGAGCTGCGAGGATGTCAGCGTACCCTGGATTACGTTCCTTGGGCTGTAAAAGCGACGTCTGAGGATTACGCTACCGAGTACAACGACTATATCTTAAACATCAAAATCGTGGATCACCTGGATGAGGCCATTGAGCATATTTCGATTAATGGCACAAAGCATTCGGAATGTATCGTTACGGAGGATAAGGATCATGCGCAGCGCTTCTTGCAGGAAGTAGACGCAGCTGCTGTTTATCATAACGCTTCGACCCGTTTCACCGATGGCTTTGAATTTGGCTTCGGCGCCGAAATCGGGATCAGCACCCAGAAGCTGCATGCCAGAGGTCCTATGGGATTACCCGCGCTTACTTCCTCCAAATATGTTATTATCGGTAGTGGTCAAATACGCGAATAA